Within the Magnetospirillum sp. genome, the region GGGATGCCAGCAATCGTAGTCGGTGACCATCGCGACGGTGGCGTAGCAAAGCTCGGCTTCGCGCGCGAGTTTGGCTTCGGGCATGTTCGTCATGCCGATCACCGAACAGCCCCAGCTGCGATAGAGCTCGCTTTCGGCCTTCGACGAAAATTGCGGGCCTTCCATGACCATGTAGGTGCCGCCGCGCGTGTGCGGCAGGCCGATGGTTTTGGCTGCCGCCTCGAGATGGTCGCCGAGGCGCGAGCACACCGGATGCGCCATCGACACGTGCGCCACGAGCCCCGTGCCGAAAAAGCTTTTCTGGCGCGCAAACGTGCGGTCGATGAACTGGTCGATGATGACAAAATGGCCCGGCGGCAATTCGGCTTTGAGCGAGCCCACCGCCGAAACCGACACGATTTCCGTGACCCCCGCCTGTTTCAGCGCGGAGATATTGGCGCGGAAATTGAGATCGCTGGGTGCGGTTTTGTGGCCGCGCCCGTGGCGCGGCAAAAACACGATCGGCTGGCCGTCGAGCTCGCCGAACATGAGCTCGTCGGACGGCTTGCCCCACGGCGTCTCGAACGCCTGCCAGCGGATATTCGCAAGCCCCGGAATGTCGTAGACGCCCGAACCGCCGATGACGCCCAGCTTGGGCGGCGTGCCGGGAGAAGGATGGGTGCTCATCGCGTGCGGGCTCCGGATTCGGGTGGGGGTGGCATGGCGGGTTTGGACGGTGAAGCGGCGTTCCTTTTAGCCGATTTGGGCGGTTTGGAAATAGGCGA harbors:
- a CDS encoding S-methyl-5'-thioadenosine phosphorylase, giving the protein MSTHPSPGTPPKLGVIGGSGVYDIPGLANIRWQAFETPWGKPSDELMFGELDGQPIVFLPRHGRGHKTAPSDLNFRANISALKQAGVTEIVSVSAVGSLKAELPPGHFVIIDQFIDRTFARQKSFFGTGLVAHVSMAHPVCSRLGDHLEAAAKTIGLPHTRGGTYMVMEGPQFSSKAESELYRSWGCSVIGMTNMPEAKLAREAELCYATVAMVTDYDCWHPDHDHVTVDAVIKVLLENADKARALVKAVAPRLTSRTDACHAGCHTSLEAALITGPAHRDPAMVEKLAVVAGRVLKKQG